The following proteins come from a genomic window of Nicotiana tomentosiformis chromosome 12, ASM39032v3, whole genome shotgun sequence:
- the LOC138903411 gene encoding uncharacterized protein yields MTHQVSAMVHSMDPKLEDPGAFTIPCTIGSANFAKALCDLGESINLMPYYVFKTLGIGKPRPTSMRLQMANRTMKRPFGIIDDVLVRVDKFILPVDFLILDCQVDYEVPIIMGRPFLATAKALVEVEAGELTFRVGDEKVVDATLAVLQRRKKEIG; encoded by the exons atgacacatcaagtgagtgctatggtGCACTCCATGGAtccaaagttggaagaccccggtgcttttacaatcccgtgcactattgggagtgccaatttcgccaaagctttatgtgatttgggggaaagcattaacttgatgccctattatGTGTTCAAAACATTGGGGATTGGGAAACCGagacccacatccatgaggttgcaaatggcgaaTCGAACAATGAAAAGGCCATttgggataattgatgatgtgttagttagggtcgacaagttcatccttcccgTAGATTTTTTGATACTTGACTGTcaggttgactacgaggtgccaatcattatggggagacctttccttgctacagcgAAGGCCTTAGTTGAAGTGGAAGCTggagagctcaccttccgggtgggcgatgaaaaagtg gtagatgccacccttgcggtgcttcaaaggaGGAAGAAAGAAATAGGTTGA